One genomic window of [Clostridium] scindens ATCC 35704 includes the following:
- the rpsP gene encoding 30S ribosomal protein S16 gives MAVKIRLRRMGQKKAPFYRIIVADSRSPRDGKFIDEIGTYDPNCDPSAIKVDEEAAKKWLSNGAQPTEAVSKILKAAGIEK, from the coding sequence ATGGCAGTAAAAATCAGATTAAGAAGAATGGGACAGAAGAAGGCTCCTTTCTATAGAATCATCGTTGCTGATTCCAGATCACCAAGAGATGGCAAGTTCATCGATGAGATCGGTACTTACGATCCGAACTGTGATCCTAGCGCAATCAAGGTTGACGAGGAAGCAGCTAAGAAGTGGTTAAGCAATGGTGCACAGCCTACAGAAGCAGTAAGCAAGATTCTTAAAGCAGCTGGCATTGAGAAATAA
- the lepB gene encoding signal peptidase I, with translation MARRTREETKERSIFRELGGWLLYILIIIGLTYLIITFVGQRTRVSGSSMETTLSNGDNLIVDKLTYHFKEPKRYDIIVFPYKYEENTYYIKRIIGLPGETVQVIDGYTYINGEQLVGDIYGTEVMEAAGIAAEPITLGEDEYFVLGDNRNHSSDSRDPSVGILKRKDLMGRAWIRIYPFDKMGVIKHE, from the coding sequence ATGGCAAGACGTACAAGAGAAGAGACGAAAGAAAGAAGCATTTTCCGGGAACTGGGAGGATGGCTTCTATATATACTGATTATCATTGGCCTTACTTACCTGATTATCACCTTTGTAGGGCAGAGAACGAGAGTCAGCGGCTCATCCATGGAGACGACGTTGAGCAATGGAGACAACTTGATCGTAGATAAGCTGACCTATCATTTCAAGGAGCCGAAGCGGTATGATATTATTGTATTTCCCTATAAGTATGAGGAAAATACATACTATATCAAGCGCATCATCGGACTTCCGGGAGAGACGGTCCAGGTAATCGACGGATATACGTATATCAACGGCGAACAGCTTGTCGGCGATATCTATGGCACGGAAGTGATGGAGGCGGCGGGAATTGCTGCCGAGCCAATCACCCTGGGGGAGGATGAGTATTTTGTCCTGGGGGACAATCGGAACCACAGTTCTGACAGCAGGGACCCAAGCGTTGGAATCCTGAAGAGGAAGGATCTGATGGGAAGAGCCTGGATCCGCATCTATCCATTTGACAAAATGGGAGTGATCAAGCATGAATAA
- a CDS encoding KH domain-containing protein, translating into MKELVEVIAKALVDDPDSVVVNEREDKKTMILEVHVADSDMGKVIGKQGRIAKAIRSVVKAAAAKEDKKVIVDIMD; encoded by the coding sequence ATGAAAGAATTAGTTGAGGTTATCGCGAAAGCGTTAGTCGACGATCCTGACAGCGTTGTTGTTAATGAGCGTGAGGATAAGAAGACGATGATCCTGGAAGTACATGTTGCCGATTCCGATATGGGCAAGGTGATTGGGAAGCAGGGACGTATCGCCAAAGCAATCCGCTCTGTGGTAAAGGCAGCGGCTGCGAAGGAAGATAAGAAAGTTATCGTAGATATCATGGATTAA
- a CDS encoding S8 family peptidase: MNHVKQAVHYWCSDTIEAMNNGRDVCVAVLDTGLAMHPDFTGRVIGFKDCVNGRHGLYDDSGHGTHVTGILAGDGRAYRGLYGGMAPKARLVIVKVLDEGGEGSIRQILEGIRWIFKNRLKYGIHVVNLSVGAKTGLEEPKENELLHAVEQLWDAGIAVVVSAGNYGPGEGTVAVPGNSRKVITVGAMGNSKVKNNCSGLGPTQQCIVKPDLVAPGYQIMSCNAGYPKDRRPYVMKSGTSMATPIVAGAIALYLSKYPDAGNVEIKLLLRERCDKAGKKMPFYGWGILNVERLLKEK; the protein is encoded by the coding sequence ATGAATCATGTGAAACAGGCAGTGCATTATTGGTGCAGTGATACGATAGAAGCAATGAATAATGGCAGAGACGTATGCGTGGCCGTACTGGACACAGGGCTTGCCATGCACCCCGACTTTACCGGAAGGGTCATAGGGTTTAAGGATTGCGTGAACGGACGGCATGGCTTATATGACGACAGCGGCCATGGGACCCATGTGACAGGAATCCTGGCGGGGGACGGGCGCGCCTATCGAGGCCTCTATGGGGGGATGGCACCCAAGGCCAGGCTGGTTATCGTCAAGGTTCTGGATGAAGGCGGGGAGGGGAGCATTCGGCAGATCCTGGAGGGAATCCGGTGGATCTTTAAGAACCGGCTTAAATATGGCATCCATGTGGTGAATCTATCGGTGGGAGCAAAGACAGGCCTGGAGGAGCCTAAGGAGAATGAACTGCTGCATGCAGTGGAGCAATTGTGGGATGCGGGTATTGCGGTAGTGGTGTCTGCCGGTAACTACGGGCCGGGAGAAGGGACGGTGGCAGTACCCGGAAACAGCCGGAAAGTAATTACCGTGGGGGCAATGGGTAATTCCAAGGTAAAGAATAACTGCTCCGGACTTGGTCCCACGCAGCAGTGCATCGTAAAGCCTGACCTGGTGGCGCCGGGCTATCAGATTATGTCCTGCAATGCAGGTTATCCGAAGGATCGAAGGCCCTATGTTATGAAAAGCGGGACGTCTATGGCAACGCCAATAGTGGCAGGGGCGATTGCTTTATACCTGTCCAAATATCCAGATGCGGGAAATGTAGAGATTAAACTGCTGCTGAGGGAGCGGTGCGATAAGGCTGGAAAGAAGATGCCCTTCTATGGATGGGGAATTCTGAATGTAGAGAGACTGCTGAAAGAAAAATGA
- a CDS encoding response regulator: MMTNGKPYILVVEDDAPVRNLITTTLESQNYKYMAAANGNQAVMSAASGSPDIILMDLGLPDMDGVDVIKKIRTWSVAPIIVISARSDDHDKVDALDAGADDYLTKPFSVEELLARLRSTLRRVQYLMQKDEGNASIFHNGELTIDYGAGTVSIGDHEIHLMPLEYSLLCLLAKNVGKVLTYQFILDKVWVNAIESDRSSLRVYMASLRKKIEKDKNHPQYIQTHIGVGYRMIRIS, encoded by the coding sequence ATGATGACGAATGGAAAACCGTATATTCTGGTGGTGGAGGATGACGCTCCTGTAAGGAACCTGATTACGACGACGCTGGAATCGCAGAATTATAAGTATATGGCTGCTGCCAATGGGAATCAGGCAGTCATGTCCGCGGCATCTGGAAGCCCGGACATTATTCTGATGGATCTGGGACTTCCGGATATGGACGGCGTGGACGTGATCAAGAAGATACGCACCTGGTCCGTGGCTCCGATTATCGTGATCAGCGCCCGTAGCGATGATCATGACAAGGTGGATGCCTTAGACGCAGGGGCGGACGATTATCTGACGAAGCCCTTCAGCGTAGAGGAACTGCTGGCAAGGCTGCGCTCAACGCTTCGGCGCGTCCAATATCTGATGCAGAAGGACGAGGGAAATGCAAGCATTTTCCATAATGGCGAACTGACGATTGATTATGGTGCGGGAACGGTATCTATCGGAGATCATGAGATTCATCTTATGCCTTTGGAATATAGCCTTTTATGCCTTCTGGCAAAAAATGTGGGGAAGGTGCTTACTTATCAGTTCATCCTGGATAAAGTATGGGTCAATGCCATTGAGAGCGATAGGTCTTCCTTAAGAGTCTATATGGCTTCTCTTCGAAAGAAGATAGAGAAAGACAAGAACCACCCCCAATATATTCAGACGCATATTGGTGTCGGATACCGGATGATTCGAATATCCTGA
- the trmD gene encoding tRNA (guanosine(37)-N1)-methyltransferase TrmD encodes MHFYIMTLFPDMVMNGLNTSITGRAIEKGLLSIDAVNIRDYAYNKHNSVDDYPYGGGAGMLMQAEPVYQTYEAICQKSGKRPRVVYLSPQGRTFCQTMAEEYAREEELVLLCGHYEGIDERVLEEIVTDYVSIGDYVLTGGELPAMIMVDAISRLVPGVLHNDVSAEFESFQDNLLEYPQYSRPEIWHEKQVPQVLLSGHHANIEAWRREQSIIRTAKNRPDLLKKANLTEKELEIAKKSLAID; translated from the coding sequence ATGCATTTTTATATTATGACGTTATTTCCTGACATGGTAATGAATGGCCTGAACACCAGCATTACCGGCAGGGCGATAGAAAAGGGACTGCTAAGCATTGATGCGGTTAATATAAGGGATTATGCGTATAATAAGCACAACAGCGTGGACGACTATCCCTATGGAGGCGGAGCAGGGATGCTGATGCAGGCGGAGCCGGTCTATCAGACCTATGAGGCAATCTGCCAGAAAAGCGGGAAGCGTCCGAGAGTCGTGTATCTGTCCCCCCAGGGCAGGACGTTCTGCCAGACGATGGCCGAGGAGTATGCCAGGGAAGAAGAGCTGGTGCTATTGTGCGGACATTATGAAGGCATCGATGAGAGGGTACTGGAAGAGATCGTGACGGATTACGTATCTATAGGCGATTATGTGCTGACCGGAGGCGAACTGCCGGCAATGATAATGGTAGATGCCATCTCAAGGCTGGTTCCCGGAGTACTGCACAATGACGTGTCTGCGGAATTCGAAAGTTTCCAGGATAATCTGCTGGAGTATCCCCAGTACTCAAGGCCGGAGATATGGCATGAGAAGCAGGTGCCTCAGGTACTTCTCTCCGGGCATCATGCCAACATCGAAGCATGGAGAAGGGAACAGTCCATCATACGCACGGCAAAGAACCGGCCGGATCTGTTAAAGAAGGCTAATCTGACAGAGAAAGAACTGGAAATCGCCAAGAAAAGTCTTGCAATAGATTAA
- the ffh gene encoding signal recognition particle protein, with protein sequence MAFDSLTEKLQNIFKNLRSKGRLTEDDVKEALKEIKRALLAADVNFKVVKDFIKNVQERAIGQDVMNGLNPGQMVIKIVNEELVKLMGSETTEIALQPGSAITVIMMAGLQGAGKTTTTAKLAGKYKVKGKNPLLVACDVYRPAAIKQLQVNGEKQGVEVFAMGESHKPSNIAKAAIEHAQKNGNRIVILDTAGRLHIDEDMMAELAEIKEAVNVHQTILVIDAMTGQDAVNVAKEFNEKIGVDGVIVTKLDGDTRGGAALSVKAVTGKPILYVGMGEKLSDLEQFYPDRMASRILGMGDVLTLIEKAEAEIDEEKAKQMSQKLKKAQFDFEDYLESVKQMKNMGGLGSIMSMMPALGAGMGKMKDLDEDQTAQAEKNMARMEAMIYSMTPEERRNPDLLNPSRKHRIARGAGVDISEVNRMVKQFGEMKKMMKMVGKSGRKGKFRLPF encoded by the coding sequence ATGGCATTTGACAGTTTGACAGAAAAACTTCAGAACATTTTCAAGAACTTAAGAAGTAAAGGCCGACTGACCGAAGATGATGTAAAGGAAGCCCTCAAAGAGATCAAGAGGGCGCTGCTTGCGGCGGACGTCAACTTCAAGGTTGTTAAGGATTTTATTAAGAACGTTCAGGAGCGGGCCATAGGCCAGGACGTGATGAACGGACTGAATCCGGGCCAGATGGTGATTAAAATTGTCAACGAGGAACTGGTGAAGCTGATGGGCTCCGAGACTACGGAGATCGCGCTTCAGCCGGGAAGCGCCATCACGGTCATCATGATGGCGGGCCTTCAGGGAGCTGGAAAGACGACAACCACTGCCAAACTGGCAGGGAAATATAAGGTAAAGGGTAAGAACCCTCTTCTGGTGGCCTGTGACGTATACCGACCGGCGGCGATCAAGCAGTTACAGGTTAATGGCGAGAAGCAGGGCGTGGAAGTGTTCGCCATGGGCGAGAGCCATAAGCCGTCCAACATTGCCAAAGCGGCGATCGAGCATGCACAGAAAAACGGCAACCGGATCGTGATTCTGGATACAGCCGGACGCCTTCATATTGATGAAGATATGATGGCGGAGCTGGCAGAGATCAAGGAAGCGGTGAACGTTCATCAGACAATCCTGGTGATCGATGCCATGACAGGACAGGACGCGGTGAACGTGGCCAAAGAGTTTAATGAAAAGATTGGCGTAGACGGAGTCATCGTCACCAAGCTTGACGGCGATACAAGGGGCGGCGCGGCGCTGTCTGTAAAGGCAGTTACCGGAAAGCCGATCCTATATGTAGGTATGGGAGAGAAACTCTCTGATCTGGAACAGTTCTATCCGGATCGGATGGCATCCCGTATTCTGGGAATGGGAGACGTGCTCACTTTGATCGAGAAGGCGGAGGCCGAGATCGATGAAGAAAAAGCAAAGCAGATGTCCCAGAAACTGAAAAAAGCCCAGTTCGATTTTGAAGACTATTTGGAAAGCGTAAAGCAGATGAAGAACATGGGAGGCCTTGGCAGCATCATGAGCATGATGCCAGCGCTGGGCGCAGGCATGGGCAAGATGAAGGATCTGGACGAAGACCAGACGGCCCAGGCAGAGAAGAATATGGCAAGGATGGAGGCCATGATCTATTCCATGACGCCGGAGGAAAGAAGGAATCCGGATCTTCTGAATCCTTCCAGAAAGCACAGGATTGCAAGAGGAGCAGGGGTAGACATCAGCGAAGTCAACCGGATGGTCAAGCAATTCGGCGAGATGAAGAAGATGATGAAGATGGTGGGAAAAAGCGGCAGAAAAGGAAAGTTCCGCCTGCCGTTCTAA
- a CDS encoding YraN family protein produces MGFNTRKIGTEYERKAGAFLEAGGYVIQEYNFRCRMGEIDIIARDGKCLVFCEVKYRGGPGSGHPAEAVDEKKQRIISKCALYYLAAKGLQGIECRFDVVSIEGDEITLYKNAFDYIG; encoded by the coding sequence ATGGGATTCAATACACGAAAGATCGGCACGGAATATGAAAGAAAGGCCGGCGCTTTTCTGGAAGCCGGAGGATATGTAATACAGGAGTATAACTTCCGGTGCAGGATGGGCGAGATTGACATTATAGCAAGAGACGGAAAATGCCTCGTATTCTGCGAGGTAAAATACCGCGGCGGCCCGGGAAGCGGACATCCGGCCGAGGCCGTGGACGAAAAGAAGCAGAGGATTATCTCAAAATGCGCCCTGTACTACCTTGCCGCTAAGGGGCTTCAGGGAATCGAATGCCGCTTTGACGTGGTCAGCATAGAAGGAGACGAGATTACTTTATACAAGAATGCTTTTGACTATATTGGCTAG
- a CDS encoding ribonuclease HII yields MNKREEERLRKQQERLEKELARTEAMSVYEKEYGACRYICGIDEVGRGPLAGPVVAGAVILPKDGSILYLNDSKKLSEKKREALYEEIMERAVATGIGIVGSARIDEINILQATYEAMRMAISNLKVEPDLLLNDAVTIPQVSIRQVPIIKGDAKSVSIAAASIIAKVTRDRLMVEYDQVLPGYGFASNKGYGTKAHIAGLRELGPSPIHRATFIKNFV; encoded by the coding sequence ATGAATAAACGGGAAGAGGAAAGGCTTAGAAAGCAGCAGGAGAGGCTGGAAAAGGAACTGGCGCGCACCGAGGCTATGAGCGTATACGAGAAGGAATACGGGGCGTGCCGGTATATATGCGGAATTGATGAAGTAGGAAGGGGGCCGCTTGCAGGGCCGGTTGTGGCAGGCGCGGTGATCCTGCCTAAAGATGGTTCCATCCTGTATCTGAATGATTCCAAAAAACTCTCGGAAAAGAAGCGGGAGGCGCTGTATGAGGAGATTATGGAGAGGGCGGTTGCCACAGGCATCGGAATTGTAGGCTCGGCAAGGATCGATGAGATCAACATCCTTCAGGCAACATATGAGGCAATGCGGATGGCAATCTCTAATCTTAAGGTAGAGCCGGATCTTTTGCTGAACGATGCCGTTACCATCCCGCAGGTTTCCATACGGCAGGTGCCCATCATAAAAGGAGACGCTAAGAGCGTATCCATAGCGGCGGCCAGCATTATCGCAAAGGTGACTAGGGACAGGCTGATGGTGGAGTATGACCAGGTACTTCCGGGCTATGGCTTTGCCAGCAATAAAGGATATGGGACCAAGGCGCATATCGCGGGGCTTAGGGAATTAGGGCCCTCCCCGATCCACAGGGCTACATTTATTAAGAACTTTGTATAG
- the rplS gene encoding 50S ribosomal protein L19, whose translation MNDIIKNIEAEQLKEQAPEFHVGDTVKVYGKIKEGARERIQVFEGTVLKRQGGGSRETFTVRKNSNGIGVEKTWPVHSPNVERVEVVRRGKVRRAKLNYLRDRVGKRAKVKELVK comes from the coding sequence ATGAACGATATTATTAAGAATATTGAAGCCGAGCAGTTAAAAGAGCAGGCTCCGGAATTCCATGTTGGAGATACGGTAAAGGTATACGGCAAAATCAAAGAAGGCGCTCGCGAGAGAATCCAGGTATTTGAGGGAACCGTACTGAAGAGACAGGGCGGCGGATCAAGAGAGACATTTACCGTAAGAAAGAATTCTAACGGAATCGGTGTTGAGAAGACTTGGCCGGTACACTCACCAAACGTTGAGAGAGTTGAAGTAGTTAGAAGAGGTAAGGTAAGAAGAGCGAAACTGAACTACTTAAGAGACCGTGTGGGCAAGAGAGCCAAAGTAAAAGAATTAGTAAAATAA
- the ylxM gene encoding YlxM family DNA-binding protein: MNEILEQALLYDFYGELLTKHQKEIYEQFVLEDLSLGEIAKEAGISRQGVHDLIKRCNQTLKDYEDKLQLVAKFVAVKDKVKQIDDLLDGYQESDIHDIIEKIRRISGEIIEEL, encoded by the coding sequence ATGAATGAGATATTAGAACAGGCATTGCTATACGATTTTTATGGAGAACTTCTGACCAAGCATCAGAAGGAGATCTATGAACAGTTCGTATTGGAAGACCTATCCTTGGGAGAGATTGCAAAAGAGGCAGGCATCAGCCGCCAGGGCGTGCATGACCTGATCAAGAGATGCAATCAGACGCTTAAGGACTACGAAGATAAACTGCAGCTGGTAGCAAAATTCGTGGCTGTCAAGGATAAGGTGAAGCAGATTGACGATTTGCTGGATGGATATCAAGAAAGCGATATCCATGACATTATAGAGAAGATCCGCAGGATATCCGGCGAGATCATAGAGGAGTTGTAA
- the ylqF gene encoding ribosome biogenesis GTPase YlqF, whose amino-acid sequence MHFQWYPGHMTKAKRMMQENIKLIDLVIELVDARIPVSSRNPDIDELGKNKSRMILLNKADLAEDKWNDAWAEYFREKGFFVVKLNSKKGGGLKSIQGVIQEACKEKMERDRKRGILNRPVRAMVVGIPNVGKSTFINALAGKACAKTGNKPGVTKGKQWIRLNKQVELLDTPGILWPKFEDQKVGLRLAFIGSIKDEILNTEELAAELIKFLNANYPGVLEEKYSVEPSDDAYVMLAGIARSRNCLLKGSELDTEKAALLLLDDFRNGKLGRLTLEYPQEV is encoded by the coding sequence ATGCATTTTCAATGGTATCCGGGTCATATGACAAAAGCAAAGCGTATGATGCAGGAGAATATAAAATTAATTGATCTGGTGATCGAGCTGGTGGACGCCAGGATTCCGGTGAGCAGCAGGAATCCGGATATTGATGAACTGGGGAAGAACAAGTCGAGGATGATTCTTCTGAATAAGGCCGATCTGGCGGAGGACAAGTGGAACGATGCCTGGGCGGAATACTTCAGGGAGAAGGGCTTCTTCGTTGTCAAGTTGAACTCCAAAAAAGGCGGCGGATTGAAGTCCATCCAGGGTGTTATCCAGGAGGCCTGCAAAGAGAAGATGGAACGGGACCGGAAGAGGGGAATCCTCAACCGTCCGGTACGGGCCATGGTGGTGGGTATTCCCAATGTGGGAAAATCCACCTTTATCAATGCGCTGGCGGGGAAAGCCTGCGCAAAGACCGGCAATAAGCCGGGAGTAACCAAGGGAAAGCAGTGGATTCGCCTGAATAAGCAGGTAGAACTTCTGGATACGCCGGGAATCCTCTGGCCGAAGTTTGAAGACCAGAAAGTTGGATTAAGGCTGGCCTTTATCGGCTCTATCAAAGACGAAATCCTGAATACGGAAGAACTGGCAGCCGAGCTGATCAAGTTCCTGAATGCGAATTATCCGGGCGTACTGGAAGAAAAATACAGCGTGGAACCATCAGACGACGCCTATGTCATGCTTGCCGGCATCGCAAGAAGCAGAAACTGTCTCTTGAAGGGCAGCGAGCTGGACACGGAAAAGGCGGCGCTTCTTTTGCTGGATGATTTCCGGAATGGAAAACTGGGAAGGCTTACACTGGAATATCCACAGGAAGTGTGA
- the rimM gene encoding ribosome maturation factor RimM (Essential for efficient processing of 16S rRNA), which translates to MEELLQVGVITSTHGIRGEVKVFPTTDDAKRFRELKDVMLDTGKETLSLEIEGVKFFKQFVILKFKGIDNINDVERYKRCPLFVNREDAVELEEDEYFIADMIGMKVITDEGEEFGTLKDVMETGANDVYVIRRADGGEVLIPAIKECILDVDIPGRLMKIHVMAGLV; encoded by the coding sequence ATGGAAGAGTTATTACAGGTAGGCGTCATTACGTCTACGCATGGAATCCGCGGAGAGGTCAAAGTATTTCCGACCACGGATGATGCGAAGAGGTTCAGGGAACTGAAGGATGTGATGCTGGATACAGGGAAAGAGACATTGTCTTTGGAAATTGAAGGGGTGAAATTTTTTAAACAGTTTGTCATCCTGAAGTTTAAAGGCATTGATAATATAAACGACGTAGAAAGATATAAGAGATGCCCGCTTTTTGTAAATCGCGAAGACGCGGTGGAACTGGAAGAGGACGAATATTTCATTGCAGATATGATCGGCATGAAGGTCATTACGGATGAAGGAGAGGAATTTGGGACGCTTAAGGATGTAATGGAGACAGGCGCCAATGACGTCTATGTGATCAGGCGGGCTGATGGCGGGGAAGTGCTGATTCCGGCGATCAAGGAGTGTATCCTGGATGTGGACATCCCCGGCAGGCTGATGAAAATTCATGTGATGGCAGGCCTTGTGTAA
- the lepB gene encoding signal peptidase I, with translation MRRRRKGLGFSRPRRKRIRINLEYLPAVGIWIFKIAIVCLLAFVAVWYFGQRVSTVGDSMNPVLHNGDVVLVNRIVYNATTPKRGDIIVFKPKGNENAHYYIKRIVGLPGETVEIIENRIYIDGEKLEEDYKTTDIDDVGIANEKIHLAGDEYFVLGDDRQNSEDSRNADVGNVKREYIYGKAWLTISPKKSFGLIR, from the coding sequence ATGAGACGAAGAAGAAAGGGCCTGGGATTTTCAAGGCCAAGAAGAAAAAGAATCCGCATCAACCTTGAATATCTTCCGGCTGTCGGAATCTGGATATTCAAGATTGCCATTGTATGCCTTCTGGCTTTCGTGGCTGTGTGGTATTTCGGCCAGAGAGTCAGCACCGTAGGGGATTCTATGAACCCAGTGCTTCATAATGGCGATGTCGTCCTTGTGAACCGTATCGTATACAATGCCACGACTCCCAAAAGAGGCGATATTATCGTATTCAAGCCCAAGGGGAATGAAAATGCCCACTATTACATTAAAAGAATCGTAGGGCTTCCCGGAGAGACGGTTGAGATTATCGAGAACCGGATATATATTGACGGGGAAAAGCTGGAAGAGGATTACAAGACGACGGATATAGATGATGTGGGAATTGCCAACGAGAAGATACATCTGGCAGGAGACGAGTATTTTGTGCTGGGGGATGACCGCCAAAACAGCGAGGACAGCAGGAATGCGGATGTGGGCAATGTAAAGCGGGAGTATATATATGGGAAAGCATGGCTTACCATATCCCCGAAGAAAAGTTTTGGATTGATCAGATAA